A stretch of the Equus caballus isolate H_3958 breed thoroughbred chromosome X, TB-T2T, whole genome shotgun sequence genome encodes the following:
- the LOC100062040 gene encoding melanoma-associated antigen B10-like isoform X1, translating to MCRTLTSVFGVCRRCDCRERVGIRRAEGGIQALPEVRSPNHLPSFPHPCLLSLITVIMPRGQKSKLRAREKRRQAREELKELAGAQATAPEEEESPSSPSPSFKDVPQSSSATETPSNPQVPERVRSTTTTAAAVSNTRFDEGANNQVEERPNASQAQDTPKNWHKSHIEEKVTMLVHYLLHKYQMKEPITKADMLKNVIQVYKNHFHEILKKASDHIELVFGLDVKEVDPNRNIYVLVNKLELDYDSRVNDNRGMPKTGLLMTVLGVIFTKGNRAAEEEVWKVLNMMGIYAGENNFIYGEPRKLITQDLVKENYLEYRQVPNSDPPRYEFLRGPRAHAETSKMKILEFVAKIHDTVFSAFPTWYEEALRDEEERALARAAARAATTAKASVQSRAMASSSSRPK from the exons ATGTGTCGCACACTGACTTCCGTCTTTGGAGTCTGTAGGAGATGCGACTGTCGTGAGAGGGTCGGCATTCGGCGAGCAGAGGGaggaatccaggctctgccagaGGTGAG GTCACCAAATCATCTACCCTCTTTCCCACACCCCTGCCTGCTGTCCCTGATCACAGTCATCATGCCTCGGGGCCAGAAGAGTAAGCTTCGTGCCCGTGAGAAACGCCGCCAGGCTCGAGAAGAGCTCAAGGAGCTGGCAGGTGCTCAGGCCACTGCACCAGAAGAAGAAGAGTCCCCTTCTTCGCCATCTCCTAGTTTCAAAGATGTTCCCCAGAGCTCATCTGCCACTGAAACACCCAGCAATCCTCAAGTGCCTGAGAGAGTCCGCTCCACCACTACTACTGCTGCAGCTGTTTCAAACACAAGATTTGATGAAGGTGCCAACAATCAAGTGGAGGAAAGACCAAATGCATCACAGGCCCAGGATACCCCTAAGAACTGGCACAAAAGCCATATAGAAGAGAAAGTTACTATGTTGGTGCATTACCTTCTGCACAAGTATCAAATGAAAGAGCCCATTACAAAGGCAGACATGCTGAAAAATGTAATCCAAGTATATAAGAATCACTTCCATGAGATCCTCAAGAAAGCCTCCGATCACATAGAGCTGGTCTTTGGCCTTGATGTGAAGGAAGTGGATCCCAACAGGAACATCTACGTTCTTGTCAACAAACTGGAGCTAGATTACGATTCAAGAGTGAATGATAACAGAGGCATGCCCAAGACTGGCCTGCTGATGACTGTCCTGGGTGTGATCTTCACGAAGGGCAACCGTGCCGCTGAAGAGGAAGTTTGGAAAGTGCTGAATATGATGGGGATATATGCTGGGGAGAACAACTTCATCTACGGGGAGCCCAGGAAGCTCATCACCCAAGATTTGGTGAAAGAAAATTACCTGGAGTACCGGCAGGTGCCCAATAGTGATCCTCCACGATATGAATTCCTCCGGGGTCCAAGAGCCCATGCTGAAACCAGCAAGATGAAAATCCTAGAGTTTGTGGCCAAGATCCATGATACCGTGTTCAGTGCCTTCCCAACCTGGTATGAAGAGGCTTTGCgagatgaggaagagagagcCCTAGCCCGAGCTGCAGCCAGGGCTGCCACTACTGCCAAGGCCAGTGTGCAATCCAGGGCCATGGCCAGTAGCTCTTCCCGCCCCAAGTGA
- the LOC100062040 gene encoding melanoma-associated antigen B10-like isoform X2, with translation MPRGQKSKLRAREKRRQAREELKELAGAQATAPEEEESPSSPSPSFKDVPQSSSATETPSNPQVPERVRSTTTTAAAVSNTRFDEGANNQVEERPNASQAQDTPKNWHKSHIEEKVTMLVHYLLHKYQMKEPITKADMLKNVIQVYKNHFHEILKKASDHIELVFGLDVKEVDPNRNIYVLVNKLELDYDSRVNDNRGMPKTGLLMTVLGVIFTKGNRAAEEEVWKVLNMMGIYAGENNFIYGEPRKLITQDLVKENYLEYRQVPNSDPPRYEFLRGPRAHAETSKMKILEFVAKIHDTVFSAFPTWYEEALRDEEERALARAAARAATTAKASVQSRAMASSSSRPK, from the coding sequence ATGCCTCGGGGCCAGAAGAGTAAGCTTCGTGCCCGTGAGAAACGCCGCCAGGCTCGAGAAGAGCTCAAGGAGCTGGCAGGTGCTCAGGCCACTGCACCAGAAGAAGAAGAGTCCCCTTCTTCGCCATCTCCTAGTTTCAAAGATGTTCCCCAGAGCTCATCTGCCACTGAAACACCCAGCAATCCTCAAGTGCCTGAGAGAGTCCGCTCCACCACTACTACTGCTGCAGCTGTTTCAAACACAAGATTTGATGAAGGTGCCAACAATCAAGTGGAGGAAAGACCAAATGCATCACAGGCCCAGGATACCCCTAAGAACTGGCACAAAAGCCATATAGAAGAGAAAGTTACTATGTTGGTGCATTACCTTCTGCACAAGTATCAAATGAAAGAGCCCATTACAAAGGCAGACATGCTGAAAAATGTAATCCAAGTATATAAGAATCACTTCCATGAGATCCTCAAGAAAGCCTCCGATCACATAGAGCTGGTCTTTGGCCTTGATGTGAAGGAAGTGGATCCCAACAGGAACATCTACGTTCTTGTCAACAAACTGGAGCTAGATTACGATTCAAGAGTGAATGATAACAGAGGCATGCCCAAGACTGGCCTGCTGATGACTGTCCTGGGTGTGATCTTCACGAAGGGCAACCGTGCCGCTGAAGAGGAAGTTTGGAAAGTGCTGAATATGATGGGGATATATGCTGGGGAGAACAACTTCATCTACGGGGAGCCCAGGAAGCTCATCACCCAAGATTTGGTGAAAGAAAATTACCTGGAGTACCGGCAGGTGCCCAATAGTGATCCTCCACGATATGAATTCCTCCGGGGTCCAAGAGCCCATGCTGAAACCAGCAAGATGAAAATCCTAGAGTTTGTGGCCAAGATCCATGATACCGTGTTCAGTGCCTTCCCAACCTGGTATGAAGAGGCTTTGCgagatgaggaagagagagcCCTAGCCCGAGCTGCAGCCAGGGCTGCCACTACTGCCAAGGCCAGTGTGCAATCCAGGGCCATGGCCAGTAGCTCTTCCCGCCCCAAGTGA